A region from the Helcococcus ovis genome encodes:
- a CDS encoding AbrB/MazE/SpoVT family DNA-binding domain-containing protein: protein MKDIFMDTAKVMSKGQVTIPKRIRELLNLENGDYVTFVVNKDRVEIQNSKVFIEENIGK from the coding sequence ATGAAAGATATATTTATGGATACTGCTAAAGTTATGTCAAAAGGACAGGTTACTATTCCAAAGAGGATTAGAGAACTTTTGAATTTAGAAAATGGAGATTATGTTACTTTTGTAGTCAATAAAGATAGAGTTGAAATTCAAAATTCCAAAGTTTTTATTGAAGAAAACATTGGGAAATAA